The following are from one region of the Camarhynchus parvulus chromosome 3, STF_HiC, whole genome shotgun sequence genome:
- the LOC115902443 gene encoding SAM and SH3 domain-containing protein 1-like isoform X4, producing MDHFSSETEFWNKVMDGSLGNIDDLAQQYADYYNTCFTDVCERMEELRKRRVSQDLDLEKPDTSPTSLQLRSQIEESLGLSSTASTPDTERKLSIHKSSSEEGSVGKADWKKKNKFFWQNFRKNQKGLMRQTSKGEDVGYVASEITMSDEERIQLMMMVKEKMITIEEALARLKEYEAQHRQSSAVDATEWPDGSYSTLDESSNCNSREQSDDETEESVKFKRLHKLVNSTRRVRKKLIRVEEMKKPSTEGVEEHSLDNSPILDDRSALYSGVHKKQFYFDSSCEKQPEDDSDSLTTSPSSSSLDTWGANRKLVKTFSKTDSRGLIKPPKKLGTFFSYPEEEKSQKVCRSLTDGEMKKSLGSLSHGRTCSFGGFDLTNRSLHIGNSSDQMGKEGDFVYKEVIKSPSASRISLGKKVKSVKETMKKRMSKKYSSSLSEQESSPGIVPGSPQSPPPDTDSLDKPKLKAGGSVESLRSSLSGQSSMSGQTVSTTDSSTSNRESVKSEDGDDEEPPYRGPFCGRARVHTDFTPSPYDTDSLKLKKGDIIDIISKPPMGTWMGLLNNKVGTFKFIYVDVLNEEEEKPKRPTRRRRKSRPPQPKSVEDLLDRINLKEHMPTFLFNGYEDLDTFKLLEEEDLDELNIRDPEHRAVLLTAVELLQEYDSNSDQSGSQEKLLIEGQGLSGCSPRDSGCYESSENLENGKTRRTCLPPSKSAIEHSFRDFSRNQLSNYPTLPLSKSIETLQPGEKESRLGCAHHALKSSVKPPAVMALKKNRRSLPVAVCRSYETLDGPQGVDTWPRSHSLDDLQGEPNTNLQDANKKVGSFPQDSLDTAKKATGSALPPQSHGGSCKPDDVMAKQGKGAANSQKGRAKELNCSVMETAGGKPAPCPLKNCEAQPALVIHHATRTPLEIQSKGFHDLARADYAPVLKGGLEAEQKSTNEARMQPKNPSQPPPVPAKKCRERLSNGLYHPPTTTSGNHSSLEAPCLPVKKTSSSTPIDCHGVPVHRTSSEQEPSSPPSPLPPWLSELPETASVQQHVVKLGPASARKISCSRGMDLEMVIENKLQSEDIDLTEEPYSDKHGRCGIPEALVQRYSEDLELPEKDVATNMDQIRVKQLRKQHRMAIPSGGLTEICRKPVSPGLITSVSDWLISIGLPMYSSLLTEAGFNTLSKVPSLSQTCLQKAGITEERHISKLLAAARLFKPLDPEAI from the exons GGAAAGCagactggaaaaagaaaaataagtttttttggcagaatttCCGAAAGAACCAGAAAGGACTAATGAGGCAGACTTCAAAAG GAGAAGATGTTGGTTATGTGGCCAGTGAGATCACAATGAGTGATGAGGAACGGATCCAGCTGATGATGATGGTGAAAGAGAAGATGATCACCATTGAGGAAGCACTTGCTAGG ctgaaagagTATGAAGCCCAGCACAGGCAATCCAGTGCTGTAGATGCTACAGAATGGCCTGATGGCTCTTACTCAACACTTGATGAGTCTTCCAATTGTAAT TCAAGAGAACAATCCGATGATGAAACAGAGGAGTCGGTGAAGTTTAAGAGGTTGCACAAGCTGGTGAATTCTACTCGCAGAGTCAGGAAGAAACTCATAAGAgttgaagaaatgaaaaaacccagcacagaAG GTGTGGAAGAGCACTCACTTGACAACTCTCCTATACTGGATGACAGATCAGCACTTTACTCCGGAGTTCACAAGAAGCAATTCTACTTTGACAGCTCCTGTGAAAAGCAGCCAGAGGACGACTCGGACTCACTCACTACTTCTCCCTCATCCAGCAGTCTTGATACGTGGGGAGCTAACCGGAAGCTGGTGAAGACCTTCAGCAAAACTGATAGCCGTGGCCTTATCAAGCCTCCCAAGAAACTGGGGACATTTTTCTCTTACCCAGAAGAGGAGAAGTCCCAGAAAGTTTGCCGCTCCTTGACAGATGGGGAAATGAAGAAGAGCCTCGGCTCGCTGAGCCATGGG AGAACCTGTAGCTTTGGAGGCTTTGATTTGACAAATCGTTCCCTTCATATTGGAAACAGTTCTGACCAAATG ggCAAAGAAGGAGACTTTGTTTACAAAGAAGTGATCAAATCACCCTCTGCCTCCCGTATATCTCTGGGCAAAAAGGTGAAGTCTGTAAAAGAAACCATGAAGAAAAGGATGtcaaaaaaatacagcagctcTTTGTCTGAACAG GAGTCCAGCCCTGGGATCGTGCCGGGTTCCCCACAGTCGCCACCACCAGACACTGACTCCCTGGACAAACCCAAGCTGAAAGCTGGTGGCTCAGTGGAGAGCCTGAGGAGTTCCTTAAGTGGTCAGAGCTCAATGA GTGGTCAGACAGTGAGTACAACAGATTCCTCAACCAGCAACAGGGAGAGTGTGAAATCAGAAGATGGTGATGATGAAGAGCCTCCTTACAGAGGACCTTTCTGTGGAAGAGCCAGGGTTCATACTGATTTTACTCCGAGTCCTTATGATACAGATTCTCTGAAGCTCAAG AAAGGTGACATCATTGATATAATCAGCAAACCCCCCATGGGCACTTGGATGGGTCTGTTGAACAACAAAGTTGGCACCTTCAAATTTATCTATGTGGATGTGCTGaatgaagaggaagagaagcCAAAGCGGCCCACCAGGAGACGTCGGAAAAGCAGACCACCCCAGCCCAAGTCAGTTGAGGATCTCTTGGATCGCATCAATTTGAAG GAGCACATGCCCACTTTTCTGTTCAATGGTTATGAAGATCTGGATACCTTTAAGCTTTTAGAAGAAGAAGATTTGGATGAACTGAACATCCGAGatcctgagcacagagctgttctCCTCACAGCAGTGGAACTTCTTCAGGAATATGATA GTAACAGCGACCAGTCAGGATCTCAGGAGAAACTTCTCATTGAAGGCCAAGGCCTAAGCGGATGCTCTCCTCGGGATTCTGGCTGCTATGAAAGCAGTGAAAACCTGGAGAATG GTAAAACTCGAAGGACCTGTCTTCCGCCCTCTAAATCAGCAATTGAGCATAGCTTTAGGGATTTCAGCAGAAACCAGCTATCAAATTATCCCACTCTTCCACTGAGCAAGTCAATAGAAACTCTGCAGccaggggaaaaagaaagccGGCTGGGTTGTGCACATCATGCTCTGAAGAGCTCTGTCAAGCCTCCAGCCGTCATGGCTCTGAAGAAGAACCGCAGAAGTTTACCAGTAGCTGTGTGTCGAAGCTATGAAACTCTGGATGGCCCCCAGGGTGTAGATACATGGCCAAGATCCCACTcactggatgatctccagggAGAACCCAATACCAACTTACAGGACGCTAACAAGAAAGTAGGTTCTTTTCCTCAGGATTCACTGGATACAGCTAAAAAGGCAACTGGCTCTGCCTTGCCGCCTCAGTCTCATGGAGGCAGCTGTAAGCCAGATGATGTCATGGCTAAGCAGGGCAAAGGGGCTGCTAATTCTCAGAAGGGACGAGCTAAGGAATTGAACTGCTCTGTAATGGAGACTGCAGGTGGAAAGCCTGCTCCGTGCCCCCTGAAAAACTGTGAAGCTCAGCCTGCCTTAGTGATACATCATGCAACAAGGACACCTCTGGAAATACAGAGTAAAGGTTTTCATGACCTTGCACGGGCTGATTATGCTCCAGTCCTCAAGGGAGGTCTAGAAGCTGAGCAAAAAAGCACAAATGAGGCAAGAATGcaaccaaaaaatccctctcaGCCACCACCTGTCCCTGCCAAAAAATGCCGAGAACGCCTTTCTAATGGATTATATCATCCTCCCACGACCACAAGTGGAAACCACTCAAGTTTAGAAGCACCATGTTTGCCAGTAAAAAAGACCAGCTCATCCACTCCCATTGATTGTCATGGAGTACCTGTCCATAGGACATCTTCTGAACAGGAGCCCAGTAGCCCTCCTAGCCCGCTGCCACCCTGGCTGTCAGAGCTCCCAGAGACTGCTAGTGTTCAGCAGCATGTGGTAAAGCTTGGTCCTGCATCAGCAAGGAAAATCTCTTGCAGCAGAGGAATGGATCTGGAAATGGTGATAGAAAACAAGCTGCAGTCTGAAGACATTGATCTTACTGAAGAACCGTACTCAGACAAG CATGGTCGCTGTGGCATTCCTGAGGCTTTGGTACAGAGGTACTCTGAAGATTTAGAGCTGCCTGAAAAGGATGTGGCTACAAACATGGACCAAATCCGGGTaaagcagctgaggaagcagcATCGCATGGCA ATTCCAAGTGGAGGACTCACAGAAATTTGCCGAAAACCTGTATCCCCAGGACTCATCACCTCTGTGTCTGACTGGCTGATTTCCATTGGTCTGCCTATGTATTCCAGCCTGCTCACAGAAGCAGGATTCAACACACTGAGCAAAGTGCCTTCTCTGTCACAAACTTGCCTTCAAAAAGCTGGCATCACAGAGGAAAGGCACATAAGcaagctcctggcagcagcaagaCTCTTCAAACCTCTTG
- the LOC115902443 gene encoding SAM and SH3 domain-containing protein 1-like isoform X5, producing MDGSLGNIDDLAQQYADYYNTCFTDVCERMEELRKRRVSQDLDLEKPDTSPTSLQLRSQIEESLGLSSTASTPDTERKLSIHKSSSEEGSVGKADWKKKNKFFWQNFRKNQKGLMRQTSKGEDVGYVASEITMSDEERIQLMMMVKEKMITIEEALARLKEYEAQHRQSSAVDATEWPDGSYSTLDESSNCNSREQSDDETEESVKFKRLHKLVNSTRRVRKKLIRVEEMKKPSTEGVEEHSLDNSPILDDRSALYSGVHKKQFYFDSSCEKQPEDDSDSLTTSPSSSSLDTWGANRKLVKTFSKTDSRGLIKPPKKLGTFFSYPEEEKSQKVCRSLTDGEMKKSLGSLSHGRTCSFGGFDLTNRSLHIGNSSDQMGKEGDFVYKEVIKSPSASRISLGKKVKSVKETMKKRMSKKYSSSLSEQESSPGIVPGSPQSPPPDTDSLDKPKLKAGGSVESLRSSLSGQSSMSGQTVSTTDSSTSNRESVKSEDGDDEEPPYRGPFCGRARVHTDFTPSPYDTDSLKLKKGDIIDIISKPPMGTWMGLLNNKVGTFKFIYVDVLNEEEEKPKRPTRRRRKSRPPQPKSVEDLLDRINLKEHMPTFLFNGYEDLDTFKLLEEEDLDELNIRDPEHRAVLLTAVELLQEYDSNSDQSGSQEKLLIEGQGLSGCSPRDSGCYESSENLENGKTRRTCLPPSKSAIEHSFRDFSRNQLSNYPTLPLSKSIETLQPGEKESRLGCAHHALKSSVKPPAVMALKKNRRSLPVAVCRSYETLDGPQGVDTWPRSHSLDDLQGEPNTNLQDANKKVGSFPQDSLDTAKKATGSALPPQSHGGSCKPDDVMAKQGKGAANSQKGRAKELNCSVMETAGGKPAPCPLKNCEAQPALVIHHATRTPLEIQSKGFHDLARADYAPVLKGGLEAEQKSTNEARMQPKNPSQPPPVPAKKCRERLSNGLYHPPTTTSGNHSSLEAPCLPVKKTSSSTPIDCHGVPVHRTSSEQEPSSPPSPLPPWLSELPETASVQQHVVKLGPASARKISCSRGMDLEMVIENKLQSEDIDLTEEPYSDKHGRCGIPEALVQRYSEDLELPEKDVATNMDQIRVKQLRKQHRMAIPSGGLTEICRKPVSPGLITSVSDWLISIGLPMYSSLLTEAGFNTLSKVPSLSQTCLQKAGITEERHISKLLAAARLFKPLDPEAI from the exons GGAAAGCagactggaaaaagaaaaataagtttttttggcagaatttCCGAAAGAACCAGAAAGGACTAATGAGGCAGACTTCAAAAG GAGAAGATGTTGGTTATGTGGCCAGTGAGATCACAATGAGTGATGAGGAACGGATCCAGCTGATGATGATGGTGAAAGAGAAGATGATCACCATTGAGGAAGCACTTGCTAGG ctgaaagagTATGAAGCCCAGCACAGGCAATCCAGTGCTGTAGATGCTACAGAATGGCCTGATGGCTCTTACTCAACACTTGATGAGTCTTCCAATTGTAAT TCAAGAGAACAATCCGATGATGAAACAGAGGAGTCGGTGAAGTTTAAGAGGTTGCACAAGCTGGTGAATTCTACTCGCAGAGTCAGGAAGAAACTCATAAGAgttgaagaaatgaaaaaacccagcacagaAG GTGTGGAAGAGCACTCACTTGACAACTCTCCTATACTGGATGACAGATCAGCACTTTACTCCGGAGTTCACAAGAAGCAATTCTACTTTGACAGCTCCTGTGAAAAGCAGCCAGAGGACGACTCGGACTCACTCACTACTTCTCCCTCATCCAGCAGTCTTGATACGTGGGGAGCTAACCGGAAGCTGGTGAAGACCTTCAGCAAAACTGATAGCCGTGGCCTTATCAAGCCTCCCAAGAAACTGGGGACATTTTTCTCTTACCCAGAAGAGGAGAAGTCCCAGAAAGTTTGCCGCTCCTTGACAGATGGGGAAATGAAGAAGAGCCTCGGCTCGCTGAGCCATGGG AGAACCTGTAGCTTTGGAGGCTTTGATTTGACAAATCGTTCCCTTCATATTGGAAACAGTTCTGACCAAATG ggCAAAGAAGGAGACTTTGTTTACAAAGAAGTGATCAAATCACCCTCTGCCTCCCGTATATCTCTGGGCAAAAAGGTGAAGTCTGTAAAAGAAACCATGAAGAAAAGGATGtcaaaaaaatacagcagctcTTTGTCTGAACAG GAGTCCAGCCCTGGGATCGTGCCGGGTTCCCCACAGTCGCCACCACCAGACACTGACTCCCTGGACAAACCCAAGCTGAAAGCTGGTGGCTCAGTGGAGAGCCTGAGGAGTTCCTTAAGTGGTCAGAGCTCAATGA GTGGTCAGACAGTGAGTACAACAGATTCCTCAACCAGCAACAGGGAGAGTGTGAAATCAGAAGATGGTGATGATGAAGAGCCTCCTTACAGAGGACCTTTCTGTGGAAGAGCCAGGGTTCATACTGATTTTACTCCGAGTCCTTATGATACAGATTCTCTGAAGCTCAAG AAAGGTGACATCATTGATATAATCAGCAAACCCCCCATGGGCACTTGGATGGGTCTGTTGAACAACAAAGTTGGCACCTTCAAATTTATCTATGTGGATGTGCTGaatgaagaggaagagaagcCAAAGCGGCCCACCAGGAGACGTCGGAAAAGCAGACCACCCCAGCCCAAGTCAGTTGAGGATCTCTTGGATCGCATCAATTTGAAG GAGCACATGCCCACTTTTCTGTTCAATGGTTATGAAGATCTGGATACCTTTAAGCTTTTAGAAGAAGAAGATTTGGATGAACTGAACATCCGAGatcctgagcacagagctgttctCCTCACAGCAGTGGAACTTCTTCAGGAATATGATA GTAACAGCGACCAGTCAGGATCTCAGGAGAAACTTCTCATTGAAGGCCAAGGCCTAAGCGGATGCTCTCCTCGGGATTCTGGCTGCTATGAAAGCAGTGAAAACCTGGAGAATG GTAAAACTCGAAGGACCTGTCTTCCGCCCTCTAAATCAGCAATTGAGCATAGCTTTAGGGATTTCAGCAGAAACCAGCTATCAAATTATCCCACTCTTCCACTGAGCAAGTCAATAGAAACTCTGCAGccaggggaaaaagaaagccGGCTGGGTTGTGCACATCATGCTCTGAAGAGCTCTGTCAAGCCTCCAGCCGTCATGGCTCTGAAGAAGAACCGCAGAAGTTTACCAGTAGCTGTGTGTCGAAGCTATGAAACTCTGGATGGCCCCCAGGGTGTAGATACATGGCCAAGATCCCACTcactggatgatctccagggAGAACCCAATACCAACTTACAGGACGCTAACAAGAAAGTAGGTTCTTTTCCTCAGGATTCACTGGATACAGCTAAAAAGGCAACTGGCTCTGCCTTGCCGCCTCAGTCTCATGGAGGCAGCTGTAAGCCAGATGATGTCATGGCTAAGCAGGGCAAAGGGGCTGCTAATTCTCAGAAGGGACGAGCTAAGGAATTGAACTGCTCTGTAATGGAGACTGCAGGTGGAAAGCCTGCTCCGTGCCCCCTGAAAAACTGTGAAGCTCAGCCTGCCTTAGTGATACATCATGCAACAAGGACACCTCTGGAAATACAGAGTAAAGGTTTTCATGACCTTGCACGGGCTGATTATGCTCCAGTCCTCAAGGGAGGTCTAGAAGCTGAGCAAAAAAGCACAAATGAGGCAAGAATGcaaccaaaaaatccctctcaGCCACCACCTGTCCCTGCCAAAAAATGCCGAGAACGCCTTTCTAATGGATTATATCATCCTCCCACGACCACAAGTGGAAACCACTCAAGTTTAGAAGCACCATGTTTGCCAGTAAAAAAGACCAGCTCATCCACTCCCATTGATTGTCATGGAGTACCTGTCCATAGGACATCTTCTGAACAGGAGCCCAGTAGCCCTCCTAGCCCGCTGCCACCCTGGCTGTCAGAGCTCCCAGAGACTGCTAGTGTTCAGCAGCATGTGGTAAAGCTTGGTCCTGCATCAGCAAGGAAAATCTCTTGCAGCAGAGGAATGGATCTGGAAATGGTGATAGAAAACAAGCTGCAGTCTGAAGACATTGATCTTACTGAAGAACCGTACTCAGACAAG CATGGTCGCTGTGGCATTCCTGAGGCTTTGGTACAGAGGTACTCTGAAGATTTAGAGCTGCCTGAAAAGGATGTGGCTACAAACATGGACCAAATCCGGGTaaagcagctgaggaagcagcATCGCATGGCA ATTCCAAGTGGAGGACTCACAGAAATTTGCCGAAAACCTGTATCCCCAGGACTCATCACCTCTGTGTCTGACTGGCTGATTTCCATTGGTCTGCCTATGTATTCCAGCCTGCTCACAGAAGCAGGATTCAACACACTGAGCAAAGTGCCTTCTCTGTCACAAACTTGCCTTCAAAAAGCTGGCATCACAGAGGAAAGGCACATAAGcaagctcctggcagcagcaagaCTCTTCAAACCTCTTG
- the LOC115902443 gene encoding SAM and SH3 domain-containing protein 1-like isoform X6 — protein sequence MEELRKRRVSQDLDLEKPDTSPTSLQLRSQIEESLGLSSTASTPDTERKLSIHKSSSEEGSVGKADWKKKNKFFWQNFRKNQKGLMRQTSKGEDVGYVASEITMSDEERIQLMMMVKEKMITIEEALARLKEYEAQHRQSSAVDATEWPDGSYSTLDESSNCNSREQSDDETEESVKFKRLHKLVNSTRRVRKKLIRVEEMKKPSTEGVEEHSLDNSPILDDRSALYSGVHKKQFYFDSSCEKQPEDDSDSLTTSPSSSSLDTWGANRKLVKTFSKTDSRGLIKPPKKLGTFFSYPEEEKSQKVCRSLTDGEMKKSLGSLSHGRTCSFGGFDLTNRSLHIGNSSDQMGKEGDFVYKEVIKSPSASRISLGKKVKSVKETMKKRMSKKYSSSLSEQESSPGIVPGSPQSPPPDTDSLDKPKLKAGGSVESLRSSLSGQSSMSGQTVSTTDSSTSNRESVKSEDGDDEEPPYRGPFCGRARVHTDFTPSPYDTDSLKLKKGDIIDIISKPPMGTWMGLLNNKVGTFKFIYVDVLNEEEEKPKRPTRRRRKSRPPQPKSVEDLLDRINLKEHMPTFLFNGYEDLDTFKLLEEEDLDELNIRDPEHRAVLLTAVELLQEYDSNSDQSGSQEKLLIEGQGLSGCSPRDSGCYESSENLENGKTRRTCLPPSKSAIEHSFRDFSRNQLSNYPTLPLSKSIETLQPGEKESRLGCAHHALKSSVKPPAVMALKKNRRSLPVAVCRSYETLDGPQGVDTWPRSHSLDDLQGEPNTNLQDANKKVGSFPQDSLDTAKKATGSALPPQSHGGSCKPDDVMAKQGKGAANSQKGRAKELNCSVMETAGGKPAPCPLKNCEAQPALVIHHATRTPLEIQSKGFHDLARADYAPVLKGGLEAEQKSTNEARMQPKNPSQPPPVPAKKCRERLSNGLYHPPTTTSGNHSSLEAPCLPVKKTSSSTPIDCHGVPVHRTSSEQEPSSPPSPLPPWLSELPETASVQQHVVKLGPASARKISCSRGMDLEMVIENKLQSEDIDLTEEPYSDKHGRCGIPEALVQRYSEDLELPEKDVATNMDQIRVKQLRKQHRMAIPSGGLTEICRKPVSPGLITSVSDWLISIGLPMYSSLLTEAGFNTLSKVPSLSQTCLQKAGITEERHISKLLAAARLFKPLDPEAI from the exons GGAAAGCagactggaaaaagaaaaataagtttttttggcagaatttCCGAAAGAACCAGAAAGGACTAATGAGGCAGACTTCAAAAG GAGAAGATGTTGGTTATGTGGCCAGTGAGATCACAATGAGTGATGAGGAACGGATCCAGCTGATGATGATGGTGAAAGAGAAGATGATCACCATTGAGGAAGCACTTGCTAGG ctgaaagagTATGAAGCCCAGCACAGGCAATCCAGTGCTGTAGATGCTACAGAATGGCCTGATGGCTCTTACTCAACACTTGATGAGTCTTCCAATTGTAAT TCAAGAGAACAATCCGATGATGAAACAGAGGAGTCGGTGAAGTTTAAGAGGTTGCACAAGCTGGTGAATTCTACTCGCAGAGTCAGGAAGAAACTCATAAGAgttgaagaaatgaaaaaacccagcacagaAG GTGTGGAAGAGCACTCACTTGACAACTCTCCTATACTGGATGACAGATCAGCACTTTACTCCGGAGTTCACAAGAAGCAATTCTACTTTGACAGCTCCTGTGAAAAGCAGCCAGAGGACGACTCGGACTCACTCACTACTTCTCCCTCATCCAGCAGTCTTGATACGTGGGGAGCTAACCGGAAGCTGGTGAAGACCTTCAGCAAAACTGATAGCCGTGGCCTTATCAAGCCTCCCAAGAAACTGGGGACATTTTTCTCTTACCCAGAAGAGGAGAAGTCCCAGAAAGTTTGCCGCTCCTTGACAGATGGGGAAATGAAGAAGAGCCTCGGCTCGCTGAGCCATGGG AGAACCTGTAGCTTTGGAGGCTTTGATTTGACAAATCGTTCCCTTCATATTGGAAACAGTTCTGACCAAATG ggCAAAGAAGGAGACTTTGTTTACAAAGAAGTGATCAAATCACCCTCTGCCTCCCGTATATCTCTGGGCAAAAAGGTGAAGTCTGTAAAAGAAACCATGAAGAAAAGGATGtcaaaaaaatacagcagctcTTTGTCTGAACAG GAGTCCAGCCCTGGGATCGTGCCGGGTTCCCCACAGTCGCCACCACCAGACACTGACTCCCTGGACAAACCCAAGCTGAAAGCTGGTGGCTCAGTGGAGAGCCTGAGGAGTTCCTTAAGTGGTCAGAGCTCAATGA GTGGTCAGACAGTGAGTACAACAGATTCCTCAACCAGCAACAGGGAGAGTGTGAAATCAGAAGATGGTGATGATGAAGAGCCTCCTTACAGAGGACCTTTCTGTGGAAGAGCCAGGGTTCATACTGATTTTACTCCGAGTCCTTATGATACAGATTCTCTGAAGCTCAAG AAAGGTGACATCATTGATATAATCAGCAAACCCCCCATGGGCACTTGGATGGGTCTGTTGAACAACAAAGTTGGCACCTTCAAATTTATCTATGTGGATGTGCTGaatgaagaggaagagaagcCAAAGCGGCCCACCAGGAGACGTCGGAAAAGCAGACCACCCCAGCCCAAGTCAGTTGAGGATCTCTTGGATCGCATCAATTTGAAG GAGCACATGCCCACTTTTCTGTTCAATGGTTATGAAGATCTGGATACCTTTAAGCTTTTAGAAGAAGAAGATTTGGATGAACTGAACATCCGAGatcctgagcacagagctgttctCCTCACAGCAGTGGAACTTCTTCAGGAATATGATA GTAACAGCGACCAGTCAGGATCTCAGGAGAAACTTCTCATTGAAGGCCAAGGCCTAAGCGGATGCTCTCCTCGGGATTCTGGCTGCTATGAAAGCAGTGAAAACCTGGAGAATG GTAAAACTCGAAGGACCTGTCTTCCGCCCTCTAAATCAGCAATTGAGCATAGCTTTAGGGATTTCAGCAGAAACCAGCTATCAAATTATCCCACTCTTCCACTGAGCAAGTCAATAGAAACTCTGCAGccaggggaaaaagaaagccGGCTGGGTTGTGCACATCATGCTCTGAAGAGCTCTGTCAAGCCTCCAGCCGTCATGGCTCTGAAGAAGAACCGCAGAAGTTTACCAGTAGCTGTGTGTCGAAGCTATGAAACTCTGGATGGCCCCCAGGGTGTAGATACATGGCCAAGATCCCACTcactggatgatctccagggAGAACCCAATACCAACTTACAGGACGCTAACAAGAAAGTAGGTTCTTTTCCTCAGGATTCACTGGATACAGCTAAAAAGGCAACTGGCTCTGCCTTGCCGCCTCAGTCTCATGGAGGCAGCTGTAAGCCAGATGATGTCATGGCTAAGCAGGGCAAAGGGGCTGCTAATTCTCAGAAGGGACGAGCTAAGGAATTGAACTGCTCTGTAATGGAGACTGCAGGTGGAAAGCCTGCTCCGTGCCCCCTGAAAAACTGTGAAGCTCAGCCTGCCTTAGTGATACATCATGCAACAAGGACACCTCTGGAAATACAGAGTAAAGGTTTTCATGACCTTGCACGGGCTGATTATGCTCCAGTCCTCAAGGGAGGTCTAGAAGCTGAGCAAAAAAGCACAAATGAGGCAAGAATGcaaccaaaaaatccctctcaGCCACCACCTGTCCCTGCCAAAAAATGCCGAGAACGCCTTTCTAATGGATTATATCATCCTCCCACGACCACAAGTGGAAACCACTCAAGTTTAGAAGCACCATGTTTGCCAGTAAAAAAGACCAGCTCATCCACTCCCATTGATTGTCATGGAGTACCTGTCCATAGGACATCTTCTGAACAGGAGCCCAGTAGCCCTCCTAGCCCGCTGCCACCCTGGCTGTCAGAGCTCCCAGAGACTGCTAGTGTTCAGCAGCATGTGGTAAAGCTTGGTCCTGCATCAGCAAGGAAAATCTCTTGCAGCAGAGGAATGGATCTGGAAATGGTGATAGAAAACAAGCTGCAGTCTGAAGACATTGATCTTACTGAAGAACCGTACTCAGACAAG CATGGTCGCTGTGGCATTCCTGAGGCTTTGGTACAGAGGTACTCTGAAGATTTAGAGCTGCCTGAAAAGGATGTGGCTACAAACATGGACCAAATCCGGGTaaagcagctgaggaagcagcATCGCATGGCA ATTCCAAGTGGAGGACTCACAGAAATTTGCCGAAAACCTGTATCCCCAGGACTCATCACCTCTGTGTCTGACTGGCTGATTTCCATTGGTCTGCCTATGTATTCCAGCCTGCTCACAGAAGCAGGATTCAACACACTGAGCAAAGTGCCTTCTCTGTCACAAACTTGCCTTCAAAAAGCTGGCATCACAGAGGAAAGGCACATAAGcaagctcctggcagcagcaagaCTCTTCAAACCTCTTG